Part of the Synechococcus sp. HK01-R genome is shown below.
GCAATGCGTGACCTAGGTGCGCGCGACTACTATTTTTTCAGCGAGAGCTATTTTGAGCAGCTTGTCGCTGTTAATGACTTTAAGCCTTTTATCATTTTCGCGTCTTTTGAGGGAAAGGTGATAGCGGCTTCTATGTTTGTTGTTACGAATAAAATAATGCAGTACTATTTGAGTGGATCTTGTCGTGAGTTTCGGGGTTTGTCTGCTTCCAAGTCGATAATAGCTACAGCGCACGAGCTGGCGGAGAGCATGAACCTCGATCATTTAGTTTTAGGTGGTGGTCTTGGTGGCGCTAGGGACTCGCTTTTCAAGTTTAAGGCTGGCTTCTCGGGTGCGATCAAGCCCTTTTATGTTACTAAAATGGTATTCTCGGAGCGTATCTATTGCGAACTTTGTGAGTCCAAGCAGCATCTTCGCGCCGATAACTGCTTCTTTCCGTTGTATCGGCAATAGATTATTTATTTAATGTTTTATTTTTACCGTACCTCCTGTGAGAGATTCATTTGGTACTGCTTTGCTTCTCTTATTTGGCCCCGCGCCCTTTTCCGAGTAGAAAAATATTGCTGTTCAGCCGCCTGCTTAGAAAGTCGCTAAATATTTTGGCTACATCGGCAAGACTGCCCGATGGCATTATAGTTTTTGCCTTGCCAGTGCAGGTGTTGCCCCCACCTAATTTATCACTTTTGTCCTCATTATATCGTGACCCTCGCCCCCTGGCCCCATTTCGATGCCGATCAGATCGACGCTGCAAGCCAAGTGCTCGCCTCCGGCAAGGTGAACACCTGGACCGGCCAGGAAACCACCGGGTTTGAGCAGGAGTTCGCCCATTGGTGCGGTACCGCCCATGCCATCGCCATGGCTAACGGCTCTCTCGCACTCTCGTCCGCCTATCTTGCGATTGGTCTTGGGGAAGGCGATGAGCTGATCACCACCCCGCGCACGTTCATCGCCACAGCCTCAAGCGCTGTGCTGCTTGGCGGCAAGCCGGTGTTCGCCGATGTGGATGCTGAGTCCGGGGCTATCACAGCCGAAACGATCGCGCCGTTGATCACCCCCCGCACCAAGGCCATTTCCGTGGTGCACCTGGGAGGCTGGCCCGCCGACATGCCCGCGATTCTCGAATTGGCCCAGGCCCATGGAATCGCTGTTATTGAAGACTGCGCTCAGGCCCATGGCGCCAGCATCCACGGTCAGTCCGTCGGCAGCTTCGGTGATTTGGCCGCCTGGAGCTTCTGCCAAGAAAAAATTATTTCCACTGGCGGAGAAGGCGGCATGGTCACTACCAACCGAGCCGATCTCTGGGATTCGATGTGGGCCTTCAAAGACCACGGCAAAACCCACGAGGCGGTTTACGGCTGCGAACACCCCCCCGGCTTTCGCTGGTTGCACAAGCGCTTCGGCTCCAACTTCCGCCTCACCGAACTGCAGAGCGCCATCGGCCGCATCCAGCTCCAGCGCCTACCCGAGTGGACCGCCGCCCGCACCCGCAACACCCTCCTGCTCGCCGATGCACTGGCCGATTGCTCCGCCGTGCGTGTGCCTCTGCCGCCAGAAGGGATCACTCACGCCTGGTACAAGTTCTATGCCTTTGTGAGGCCTGAAGCATTAGCCGATGGCTGGAGTCGCGATCGCATCCTCAGCGAGATCGCATCCCTGGGATACCCCGCCCTCTCTGGCAGTTGCAGTGAGATTTATCTGGAGAAGTGCTTCCAGGAGGCTGGCTTGGTACCTGCGCAGCGGTTGCCTGTGGCCCGTGCGCTGGGGGAGACCAGTTTGATGTTTTTGGTGCACCCCACCATCATCCCCGAGCAGATGGCTGGCTATGCAGAGGCTGTGCGGACGGTGGTGAAGTGCGCTTGCCGGTGAGATCTGAGTCATTGCGCCAGCTCGTTTGGTTGTCTCCGCTCGCCCGCCGGCTGCTGCTGATCGGCATCGACGCCCTGCTGCTGCCATTGGCGGTGTGGCTCAGCTTTTGGCTGCGGCTGGCCCATCCGCTCCATCCCAGCTTTCAGGCTGCCGGGTTGTGGTTGCTGCCGGCGGTG
Proteins encoded:
- a CDS encoding DegT/DnrJ/EryC1/StrS aminotransferase family protein; this encodes MTLAPWPHFDADQIDAASQVLASGKVNTWTGQETTGFEQEFAHWCGTAHAIAMANGSLALSSAYLAIGLGEGDELITTPRTFIATASSAVLLGGKPVFADVDAESGAITAETIAPLITPRTKAISVVHLGGWPADMPAILELAQAHGIAVIEDCAQAHGASIHGQSVGSFGDLAAWSFCQEKIISTGGEGGMVTTNRADLWDSMWAFKDHGKTHEAVYGCEHPPGFRWLHKRFGSNFRLTELQSAIGRIQLQRLPEWTAARTRNTLLLADALADCSAVRVPLPPEGITHAWYKFYAFVRPEALADGWSRDRILSEIASLGYPALSGSCSEIYLEKCFQEAGLVPAQRLPVARALGETSLMFLVHPTIIPEQMAGYAEAVRTVVKCACR